One region of Salvelinus namaycush isolate Seneca chromosome 3, SaNama_1.0, whole genome shotgun sequence genomic DNA includes:
- the LOC120032640 gene encoding complement component 1 Q subcomponent-binding protein, mitochondrial isoform X2, with protein MLKSLSRAVSTAVRISTTTMFSARTLQPLTRSTLCSPNSGTIRPFSRSLWMMSHNGAASIYRPKLFSSKGFTPVSCGCGSLHTEGDKAFGNFLSDEIKEEKKIQKSNTLPKMSGGWELQQNGTEAKLIRTISGEKVTVTFNVNNSIPPKFEEEAEQAQGQKSAENEPDIVSSPNFVVEVTKQAEKHSLVFDCHYPEDEAIHGEGEEESDIFAIREVSFQPEGDVEWKETAYTLNTDSLDWALYDHLMDFLADRGVDNTFADELIELSTAMEHHEYIKFLEDLSGFVKCN; from the exons ATGCTAAAGTCTCTTTCCCGAGCGGTGAGTACTGCAGTTCGAATTTCTACAACCACAATGTTTTCGGCCCGAACTCTCCAGCCTCTTACGAGATCGACATTATGTTCTCCAAACTCCGGAACAATACGGCCTTTCAGCCGGTCTCTCTGGATGATGAGCCATAACGGGGCAGCATCGATATACAGACCAAAACTCTTCAGTTCAAAAGGATTTACTCCTGTGTCGTGTGGATGTGGATCACTACACACAGAAG GAGACAAAGCCTTTGGAAATTTCCTTTCGGATGAAATCAAAGAAGAGAAGAAGATCCAGAAAAGCAATACTCTTCCCAAGATGTCTGGAGGGTGGGAGCTACAGCAGAACGGCACAGAAGCCAAACTCATTAGGACAATTTCTGGAGAAAA AGTGACCGTCACATTCAACGTCAACAACAGTATTCCCCCTAAGTTTGAAGAGGAGGCTGAACAAGCACAGGGACAGAAGTCTGCAGAGAATGAG CCAGATATTGTGTCTTCACCGAACTTCGTTGTCGAGGTGACGAAACAGGCGGAAAAACATTCCTTGGTGTTTGACTGCCATTATCCTGAAGATGAG GCAATCCATGGTgaaggggaagaggagagtgATATTTTTGCCATCCGTGAGGTCAGCTTCCAGCCTGAGGGAGATGTAGAGTGGAAGGAGACCGCCTACACACTCAACACAGACTCTCTGGACTGG GCCCTGTATGACCACCTCATGGACTTCCTGGCTGACCGGGGGGTTGACAACACGTTTGCTGACGAACTGATCGAGCTGAGCACTGCCATGGAGCATCACGAATACATCAAGTTCCTGGAGGACCTCAGTGGCTTTGTCAAATGCAATTAA
- the LOC120032640 gene encoding complement component 1 Q subcomponent-binding protein, mitochondrial isoform X1 — protein sequence MLKSLSRAVSTAVRISTTTMFSARTLQPLTRSTLCSPNSGTIRPFSRSLWMMSHNGAASIYRPKLFSSKGFTPVSCGCGSLHTEGDKAFGNFLSDEIKEEKKIQKSNTLPKMSGGWELQQNGTEAKLIRTISGEKVTVTFNVNNSIPPKFEEEAEQAQGQKSAENEPDIVSSPNFVVEVTKQAEKHSLVFDCHYPEDEAKYIFQAIHGEGEEESDIFAIREVSFQPEGDVEWKETAYTLNTDSLDWALYDHLMDFLADRGVDNTFADELIELSTAMEHHEYIKFLEDLSGFVKCN from the exons ATGCTAAAGTCTCTTTCCCGAGCGGTGAGTACTGCAGTTCGAATTTCTACAACCACAATGTTTTCGGCCCGAACTCTCCAGCCTCTTACGAGATCGACATTATGTTCTCCAAACTCCGGAACAATACGGCCTTTCAGCCGGTCTCTCTGGATGATGAGCCATAACGGGGCAGCATCGATATACAGACCAAAACTCTTCAGTTCAAAAGGATTTACTCCTGTGTCGTGTGGATGTGGATCACTACACACAGAAG GAGACAAAGCCTTTGGAAATTTCCTTTCGGATGAAATCAAAGAAGAGAAGAAGATCCAGAAAAGCAATACTCTTCCCAAGATGTCTGGAGGGTGGGAGCTACAGCAGAACGGCACAGAAGCCAAACTCATTAGGACAATTTCTGGAGAAAA AGTGACCGTCACATTCAACGTCAACAACAGTATTCCCCCTAAGTTTGAAGAGGAGGCTGAACAAGCACAGGGACAGAAGTCTGCAGAGAATGAG CCAGATATTGTGTCTTCACCGAACTTCGTTGTCGAGGTGACGAAACAGGCGGAAAAACATTCCTTGGTGTTTGACTGCCATTATCCTGAAGATGAG GCTAAATACATTTTCCAGGCAATCCATGGTgaaggggaagaggagagtgATATTTTTGCCATCCGTGAGGTCAGCTTCCAGCCTGAGGGAGATGTAGAGTGGAAGGAGACCGCCTACACACTCAACACAGACTCTCTGGACTGG GCCCTGTATGACCACCTCATGGACTTCCTGGCTGACCGGGGGGTTGACAACACGTTTGCTGACGAACTGATCGAGCTGAGCACTGCCATGGAGCATCACGAATACATCAAGTTCCTGGAGGACCTCAGTGGCTTTGTCAAATGCAATTAA